The following are encoded together in the Acidobacteriota bacterium genome:
- a CDS encoding glycosyltransferase family 2 protein, which produces MPPLISIVVPVYNEARTVAEVIERLLVIELPAPREILVVNDGSTDGTREVLDRLPVRPELRIIHAAKNGGKGSAIRTGFTEASGTIVAIQDADLELDPAQLAVLVQPILDGRTKVVYGSRFLAGRPDAPWLSVFANQVLTGITNVLFGGRLTDMETCYKVMTTEVARGLRLECNRFDIEPEISAKLLRDGHPILELPVRFEPRSRAQGKKIGWRDGVRAIQVLIKYRLSR; this is translated from the coding sequence TTGCCGCCCCTCATCTCAATCGTCGTTCCCGTCTACAACGAAGCGCGGACGGTGGCCGAAGTCATCGAGCGGCTGCTGGTGATCGAGTTGCCGGCACCGCGCGAGATCCTGGTCGTCAACGACGGCTCGACCGACGGCACCCGCGAGGTGCTCGACCGGTTGCCGGTCCGGCCCGAGTTGCGAATCATCCATGCGGCGAAGAACGGCGGCAAGGGCAGCGCCATACGCACCGGCTTCACCGAGGCCTCAGGCACCATCGTCGCCATCCAGGACGCGGACCTGGAACTCGATCCGGCGCAACTGGCGGTGCTGGTGCAGCCGATCCTGGACGGCCGCACGAAGGTGGTCTATGGGTCGCGGTTCCTGGCCGGGCGTCCCGACGCGCCGTGGCTGTCGGTGTTTGCCAACCAGGTGCTGACCGGCATTACCAACGTGCTGTTTGGCGGCCGGCTCACCGACATGGAAACCTGCTACAAGGTGATGACCACCGAGGTCGCGCGCGGGCTGCGGCTCGAGTGCAATCGCTTCGACATCGAGCCGGAGATCTCGGCCAAGCTGCTGCGCGACGGCCACCCGATTCTCGAACTGCCGGTGCGCTTCGAACCGCGCAGCCGCGCCCAGGGCAAGAAGATTGGCTGGCGCGACGGCGTGCGGGCCATCCAGGTCCTGATCAAGTACCGCTTGTCACGATGA
- a CDS encoding CoA transferase, with translation MDAEMTIVSMAQNVPGPVAVARLMAAGASAIKIEAPWGDPLHGFCRPWYDELHAGVTIARLDLKSADGMRALMDLLGSADVFIASHRPSALGRLGLDAPALAMRFPLLRHLNIVGNTAHPEEPGHDVTYQAQAGLLQGGLPKTLLADLLGAERAHAAVLEMMHKGPGGSRVVGLFDALKDLTAPLRHGLTAPGGVLGGANPAYGVYAARDGAIAVGALEPHFRERLYAALGLADGSPLATVFATRTAAEWEQWATERDIPLKATD, from the coding sequence ATGGACGCCGAAATGACGATCGTCAGCATGGCGCAAAACGTCCCCGGGCCGGTGGCCGTCGCCCGCCTCATGGCGGCAGGCGCGTCGGCCATCAAGATCGAGGCACCGTGGGGCGATCCGCTCCACGGGTTCTGCCGGCCCTGGTACGACGAGCTGCACGCTGGCGTAACCATCGCGCGCCTGGACCTGAAGTCGGCCGACGGCATGCGGGCGCTGATGGACTTGCTCGGCTCCGCCGACGTGTTCATCGCGAGCCACCGTCCGAGCGCGCTCGGCCGTCTCGGCCTCGATGCCCCAGCGCTCGCCATGCGATTCCCCCTGCTCCGTCACCTGAACATCGTCGGCAACACGGCGCATCCGGAAGAGCCGGGGCATGACGTGACCTACCAGGCACAGGCCGGACTGCTGCAGGGAGGCCTGCCGAAGACGCTGCTCGCCGATCTGCTGGGCGCCGAGCGCGCGCATGCCGCGGTGCTCGAGATGATGCATAAGGGCCCGGGAGGCAGCCGCGTGGTCGGACTGTTCGACGCGCTGAAGGACCTCACCGCGCCGTTGCGCCACGGATTGACGGCGCCAGGTGGCGTGCTTGGCGGGGCCAACCCGGCCTATGGGGTGTACGCGGCCAGGGACGGCGCGATTGCAGTCGGCGCGCTCGAGCCGCACTTTCGTGAGAGGCTCTATGCCGCGCTGGGGCTTGCCGACGGCTCGCCCCTGGCCACAGTTTTCGCGACGCGGACGGCCGCCGAATGGGAGCAGTGGGCCACGGAACGCGACATTCCGCTCAAGGCCACTGATTAA
- a CDS encoding aminotransferase class V-fold PLP-dependent enzyme, with the protein MNADNPLAAAYGHATRYMDEVAERHVGSRAERADLLMALGGPLPAGATDSVEVINHLAKTADPGIVATIGPRYFGFVTGGAVPVTVAADWLVSSWDQNACLYVLSPAASVMEDIVSGWIVELLGLPASAGVGFVTGCHMANFTCLAAARHEVLHRAGWNVETQGLQRAPKVRVLVGGEVHVSAVGALRYLGFGSDELEFVPVDGQGRMRANALRAQLGTGDGPMIVCAQAGNVSTGASDPIAEIVEMAHARGAWVHVDGAFGLWAAAVPELRSQVRGIESADSWATDAHKWLNVPYDSGLAIVADTAPLRAAMGMKASYLQRGDDEERIGMDWTPESSRRARVVPLYALFRALGRAGIEGLVRRNCALSRRMADRLSAAPGITILNEVVLNQVLVRFGDDRTTQDVIARVQADGTCWAGGAFWQGQQAMRIAVSNWSTTEADIDRSADAMLACYRAALATFS; encoded by the coding sequence ATGAATGCAGACAATCCGCTCGCGGCAGCCTATGGTCACGCCACACGCTACATGGACGAGGTCGCGGAGCGGCATGTGGGCTCGCGCGCGGAGCGTGCTGACCTGCTCATGGCGCTCGGCGGGCCGCTGCCCGCCGGCGCGACCGATTCGGTCGAGGTGATCAATCACTTGGCGAAGACCGCCGACCCCGGCATTGTTGCCACCATTGGGCCGCGCTACTTCGGCTTCGTGACCGGTGGCGCGGTGCCGGTCACGGTGGCCGCCGACTGGCTGGTCAGTTCGTGGGATCAGAACGCCTGCCTGTACGTGCTCTCACCAGCGGCCTCGGTGATGGAAGACATCGTCTCTGGCTGGATCGTCGAGCTGCTCGGGCTGCCGGCATCCGCCGGGGTCGGCTTCGTCACCGGTTGCCACATGGCCAACTTCACGTGCCTGGCCGCGGCGCGGCACGAAGTGTTGCATCGCGCCGGCTGGAACGTCGAAACCCAGGGCCTGCAGCGCGCGCCCAAGGTGCGGGTGCTCGTCGGAGGTGAGGTCCACGTGTCGGCGGTCGGTGCGCTGCGGTATCTCGGGTTTGGCAGCGACGAACTCGAGTTCGTGCCGGTTGACGGCCAGGGCCGCATGCGTGCGAATGCGTTGCGGGCGCAGCTGGGCACGGGCGACGGCCCGATGATCGTGTGCGCGCAGGCGGGCAACGTCAGCACCGGCGCCAGCGATCCGATCGCGGAGATCGTCGAGATGGCGCACGCGCGCGGCGCGTGGGTCCACGTCGATGGCGCATTCGGGTTGTGGGCCGCCGCGGTACCCGAGTTGCGATCGCAGGTGCGCGGCATTGAATCCGCGGATTCGTGGGCCACCGACGCGCACAAATGGCTGAACGTGCCCTACGATTCGGGCCTCGCGATTGTGGCCGACACGGCGCCCCTGCGCGCGGCCATGGGCATGAAGGCCTCGTATCTGCAGCGGGGAGACGACGAAGAACGCATTGGCATGGATTGGACGCCCGAGTCATCGAGGCGCGCGCGCGTGGTGCCGCTCTACGCGCTGTTCCGGGCGCTTGGCCGCGCCGGCATCGAGGGGCTCGTCCGCCGCAACTGCGCGCTCTCGCGGCGCATGGCGGACCGGTTGTCGGCGGCACCCGGCATCACCATCCTGAACGAGGTGGTGCTGAACCAGGTGCTGGTGCGGTTTGGAGACGATCGCACGACCCAGGATGTGATTGCGCGGGTGCAGGCCGACGGCACGTGCTGGGCCGGCGGCGCGTTCTGGCAGGGACAGCAGGCGATGCGGATTGCGGTGTCGAACTGGTCGACGACCGAAGCCGACATCGACCGTTCGGCCGATGCCATGCTGGCCTGTTACCGCGCGGCGCTCGCTACTTTTTCTTAG
- a CDS encoding alpha/beta fold hydrolase, protein MKALAKEPLVLVPGIDGTGLLFYKQVPRLERRYAVTTVRLRDEVRAMGELVADLHQSVLAASDRPVTLLGESFGGALALSYALAHPERIGRLVILNSFAHFGSPARLWLGYHLLRATPWGMMRLVRQLNGRRMHSPGTGTEEIRRFLQLMQSTTREGYLSRLHILRDYDLREQLASLQSPVLYLAADRDVVVPSVAQARLMASLTPRASLRVLEGHGHSCLIAPDLDLSAILDEWTPK, encoded by the coding sequence TTGAAAGCGCTTGCAAAAGAGCCACTCGTTCTCGTGCCCGGCATCGACGGCACCGGCCTGCTGTTCTACAAACAAGTGCCGCGGCTGGAACGGCGCTATGCCGTGACCACCGTCCGCCTGCGCGACGAGGTGCGGGCCATGGGCGAATTGGTGGCCGACCTGCACCAGTCGGTGTTGGCGGCCTCAGACCGCCCGGTGACGCTGCTCGGCGAGTCGTTCGGCGGCGCCCTGGCGCTCAGCTATGCCCTGGCGCATCCGGAGCGCATTGGCCGGCTGGTCATCCTCAACTCGTTCGCGCACTTCGGTTCGCCGGCGCGCCTGTGGCTGGGGTATCACCTGCTACGCGCCACGCCGTGGGGCATGATGCGCCTGGTGCGGCAACTGAACGGCCGGCGGATGCACTCGCCGGGCACCGGCACCGAAGAGATCCGCCGGTTTCTCCAGCTGATGCAATCGACGACGCGCGAAGGCTATCTCTCACGGCTGCACATCCTGCGCGACTACGACCTTCGCGAGCAGCTGGCGTCGCTCCAGTCGCCCGTGCTGTACCTGGCTGCCGACCGCGACGTGGTCGTGCCGTCGGTGGCTCAGGCGCGGCTGATGGCCTCGCTTACGCCGCGCGCGAGCCTGCGCGTGCTCGAAGGCCATGGCCACAGTTGCCTGATTGCACCCGACCTGGACCTGTCGGCGATTCTTGATGAATGGACGCCGAAATGA
- a CDS encoding TonB-dependent receptor, with product MSRVRLWFAAISLMALATAPVAAQVQTGSILVRVTDEQGSAVPGVIVTLASPVLVAGTMSGVTDAGGVNRFPSLQPGIYSVKVELQGFRTVIRENVSVQVGATVPLDLSLTVAAVAETVTVTGASPVVDTTSANTSVNLGEQLLQATPGGRDIWSLVEYKVPSLLITRPDVGGTSGGLQGVFNARGTTSAQNSSYLNGINVGDPAAIGAAGFYYDFDAFDDIQVSTGAHDITVPTSGVFLNMVTKSGGDRWTGRLTGAWLGDATQGQNIDDELLRFGFRPESNSVDFVSDVNVSGGGPLVANKLRMFASFRDWRVHVNTPAAFSSLVLDKTDITSGLVNLNYQISDKSRLTGLYSRQYYKKPNRFLAGANTLVQDSTSNEDDVFDIYQVLLNSVVTQQFFIDARVGLNKIFFPTYLNGADQTLLDTATGIRTRNFTTGTERWRDRYQANATGQYYLDEFAGGRHEFKFGADYSHMQVENRVSRFDDVELTYSSATGRSQNVTLFGTPFFSKTGLNILALYAQDSVSFKRLTLTAGVRWEHLNGYLPEQSSPASRFFPDLTRSFAELPDVVDWKTAGPRLSAAYDVRGDGRTGLKFAVGRYYYVIAAGGGILDTINPNGNYSENYPWNDLNGDLRFQPGEQTGTPVISRVNTSTVSVDPNYSRPYTDEITGGLDHELFPSLRLSVIATHRTERNPQATSNPAAPYDTFLTTRNDNGRDGVAGTADDGTFQFYNRTSTAVNQTFFTNDRSFRQTYNGIEISGTKRMSGRWQMLAGYTYSQTRIEGVSVNVNPNALINAAGPVTGQIGDRPHQFKVSGTYILPWYDIGIAGNLNAQSGAAITRQISTAQTVGGNTTVNVEPLGSYRLPFRKNGDLRVFKTARFGARSLEISVDVHNVSNSNTHWDARTLGNTINLRQNGDPAGAINTVPQFASPAQVYGPRNVRFNAALRF from the coding sequence ATGAGTAGAGTTCGATTGTGGTTCGCAGCGATCAGTTTGATGGCCCTCGCGACGGCGCCTGTCGCCGCCCAAGTCCAGACCGGGTCGATCCTGGTCCGGGTCACCGATGAGCAGGGGTCCGCCGTGCCCGGTGTCATCGTTACGTTGGCCAGCCCCGTGCTGGTGGCCGGGACCATGAGCGGCGTCACCGACGCCGGCGGCGTCAACCGCTTTCCGTCGTTGCAGCCGGGCATCTACTCCGTGAAGGTCGAACTGCAGGGCTTTCGTACCGTCATCCGCGAGAACGTGTCGGTGCAGGTCGGCGCAACGGTGCCGCTGGACCTGTCCCTGACGGTCGCGGCCGTCGCCGAAACGGTCACGGTCACTGGCGCCTCGCCGGTCGTCGATACCACCAGCGCCAACACCAGCGTCAACCTGGGCGAGCAGTTGTTGCAGGCCACCCCGGGCGGCCGCGACATCTGGTCGCTGGTGGAATACAAGGTGCCGAGCCTGCTGATCACCCGGCCGGACGTCGGCGGGACGTCGGGTGGTCTGCAGGGCGTGTTCAACGCACGCGGCACCACCAGCGCGCAGAACTCCAGCTACCTGAACGGCATCAATGTCGGCGACCCGGCGGCGATCGGTGCCGCCGGTTTCTATTACGACTTCGACGCGTTCGACGACATCCAGGTCTCGACCGGCGCGCACGACATCACGGTGCCGACAAGCGGCGTGTTCCTGAACATGGTGACCAAGAGCGGCGGCGACCGCTGGACCGGCCGGCTGACGGGCGCCTGGCTGGGCGATGCCACGCAGGGGCAGAACATCGACGACGAGCTGCTGCGGTTCGGGTTCCGGCCTGAATCCAACAGCGTGGACTTTGTCTCGGACGTCAACGTCAGCGGCGGCGGCCCGCTGGTCGCCAACAAGCTGCGCATGTTCGCCTCGTTCCGCGACTGGCGCGTGCACGTCAACACGCCGGCGGCGTTTTCGTCGCTCGTGCTCGACAAGACCGACATCACGTCTGGGCTCGTCAACCTGAACTATCAGATCAGCGACAAGAGCCGTCTCACCGGCCTGTACTCGCGGCAGTACTACAAGAAACCCAACCGTTTCCTGGCCGGCGCCAACACGCTGGTGCAGGATTCGACCAGCAACGAAGACGACGTGTTCGACATCTACCAGGTGCTGCTGAACTCGGTAGTCACGCAGCAGTTCTTCATCGACGCGCGCGTCGGCTTGAACAAGATTTTCTTCCCCACCTACCTGAACGGCGCCGACCAGACGCTGCTGGACACGGCGACGGGGATCCGCACCCGCAACTTCACCACCGGCACCGAGCGGTGGCGCGACCGCTACCAGGCCAACGCCACCGGCCAGTACTACCTGGACGAGTTCGCCGGCGGCCGGCACGAGTTCAAGTTCGGCGCCGACTACTCGCACATGCAGGTCGAGAACCGCGTCTCGCGTTTCGATGATGTGGAACTGACCTACAGCAGCGCCACCGGGCGGTCGCAGAACGTGACCCTGTTCGGCACCCCGTTCTTTTCCAAGACCGGTCTGAACATCCTGGCCCTCTACGCGCAGGACAGCGTGTCGTTCAAACGGTTGACGCTGACCGCCGGCGTGCGATGGGAACACCTGAACGGCTACCTCCCGGAGCAGAGCAGCCCGGCCAGCCGGTTCTTCCCGGACCTCACCCGGTCATTCGCCGAACTGCCGGATGTGGTCGACTGGAAGACGGCCGGGCCGCGCCTCAGTGCCGCGTACGACGTCCGGGGCGACGGGCGCACCGGCCTGAAGTTCGCGGTAGGCCGCTACTACTACGTGATCGCGGCGGGCGGCGGTATTCTCGACACGATCAACCCCAACGGGAACTACTCCGAGAACTATCCCTGGAACGATCTGAACGGCGACCTCCGCTTCCAGCCGGGCGAGCAGACCGGCACACCGGTCATCTCGCGAGTCAACACCTCGACGGTGTCGGTGGACCCGAACTACTCGCGGCCGTACACCGACGAGATCACCGGCGGCCTCGATCACGAACTGTTCCCGTCACTGCGGCTGAGTGTGATCGCCACTCATCGCACGGAACGCAATCCCCAGGCCACGTCGAACCCGGCGGCGCCGTACGACACGTTCCTGACCACCCGGAACGACAACGGCCGCGACGGGGTGGCCGGCACGGCCGACGATGGCACGTTCCAGTTCTACAACCGCACGTCCACGGCGGTGAATCAGACCTTCTTCACCAACGACCGGAGCTTCCGCCAGACCTACAACGGCATCGAGATCTCCGGCACCAAGCGCATGTCGGGTCGCTGGCAAATGCTCGCTGGCTACACCTACTCGCAAACGCGGATTGAGGGCGTCAGCGTGAACGTCAACCCGAACGCGCTGATCAACGCGGCGGGTCCGGTCACCGGCCAGATTGGCGACCGCCCCCACCAGTTCAAGGTGAGCGGCACCTACATCCTGCCGTGGTACGACATCGGCATCGCCGGCAACCTCAACGCGCAGAGTGGCGCCGCCATCACCCGGCAGATCAGCACCGCGCAGACCGTCGGCGGCAACACCACCGTCAATGTCGAGCCGCTCGGCTCGTACCGGCTGCCGTTCCGGAAGAATGGCGACCTGCGCGTGTTCAAGACCGCGCGCTTCGGCGCGCGCAGCCTGGAGATCTCGGTGGACGTCCACAACGTCAGCAACTCGAACACCCACTGGGATGCCCGCACGCTGGGTAACACCATCAACCTGCGGCAGAACGGTGATCCGGCCGGGGCCATCAACACGGTGCCGCAGTTCGCCTCGCCGGCGCAGGTCTACGGGCCGCGGAACGTCCGCTTCAACGCGGCTCTGCGCTTCTAG